From Hippoglossus stenolepis isolate QCI-W04-F060 chromosome 19, HSTE1.2, whole genome shotgun sequence, the proteins below share one genomic window:
- the rdh10a gene encoding retinol dehydrogenase 10-A, with product MMIIIAEFFVVILKVLWAFVTAGAKWVVRPKEKSVAGQVCVITGAGSGLGRLFAKEFARRRAILVLWDINSQSNEETAEMVRQIYHELDAPITKDGPIGGVEEVPPFQPQVYTYACDVGKRESVYSTAEKVRREVGEVDMLINNAGVVSGHHLLECPDELIERTMVVNCHAHFWTTKAFLPKMLELNHGHIVTVASSLGLFSTAGVEDYCASKFGAIGFHESLSHELKASEKDGIKMTLVCPYLVDTGMFKGCRIRKEIEPFLPPLKPEFCVKQAMRAILTDQHMICTPRIVYMVNFMKSILPFEAIVCMYRFLGADKCMYPFLAQRKEAMNNNEAKNGI from the exons ATGATGATCATCATCGCGGAGTTCTTCGTGGTCATCCTCAAAGTGCTCTGGGCTTTTGTGACCGCCGGGGCCAAGTGGGTGGTGCGGCCCAAGGAGAAGAGCGTGGCGGGACAGGTGTGCGTGATCACCGGCGCCGGCAGCGGCCTCGGGCGGCTCTTCGCCAAGGAGTTCGCCCGGAGACGAGCGATACTCGTGTTGTGGGACATAAACAGCCAGAGCAACGAGGAAACGGCGGAGATGGTGCGGCAGATTTACCACGAACTGGACGCTCCCATCACAAAAGACG GACCCATCGGAGGTGTAGAGGAGGTCCCCCCCTTCCAGCCGCAGGTCTACACCTACGCGTGTGACGTCGGGAAGCGGGAGAGTGTGTATTCCACAGCCGAGAAGGTGCGTCGAGAGGTGGGCGAAGTGGACATGCTCATCAACAACGCCGGCGTCGTCTCCGGCCACCACCTCCTGGAGTGCCCCGACGAGCTGATCGAGCGCACCATGGTGGTCAACTGCCACGCACACTTCTGG ACCACCAAGGCGTTTCTCCCCAAGATGCTGGAGCTGAATCATGGTCATATTGTGACGGTTGCCAGCTCTCTGGGTTTATTCAGCACAGCTGGAGTGGAG GATTACTGCGCCAGTAAGTTTGGTGCCATTGGGTTCCACGAGTCGCTGAGCCACGAGCTGAAGGCCTCGGAGAAGGACGGCATCAAAATGACGCTGGTGTGCCCGTACCTGGTCGACACCGGGATGTTCAAGGGCTGCAGGATAAG gaaGGAGATTGAGCCTTTCCTTCCTCCCCTGAAGCCAGAGTTCTGCGTTAAACAAGCCATGAGGGCCATCCTCACCGACCAGCACATGATCTGTACACCTCGCATCGTCTATATGGTCAACTTCATGAAAAG CATCCTGCCCTTCGAGGCCATCGTGTGCATGTACCGGTTCCTCGGCGCCGACAAGTGCATGTACCCCTTCCTAGCTCAAAGAAAGGAGGCCATGAACAACAACGAGGCGAAGAATGGAATCTAG
- the rpl7 gene encoding 60S ribosomal protein L7 — MADAEKKVPAVPESLLKRRKAFATMKAMRVKKMLAEKKARKVTRKLIYKRAEKYHKEYKQMFRREVRLSRTARKVGNYYVPAEPKLAFVMRIRGINGVSPKVRKVLQLLRLRQIFNGVFVKLNKASINMLRIAEPYIAWGYPNLKSVRELIYKRGHGRMRKQRIALTDNALVEKALGKYGIICVEDLIHEIYTVGKNFKPANNFLWPFKLSSPRGGMNKKTTHFVEGGDAGNREDQINRMIRRMN; from the exons ATGGCGGACGCAGA AAAAAAGGTTCCGGCGGTCCCTGAGAGCCTTTTGAAAAGGCGAAAGGCCTTCGCCACCATGAAGGCCATGCGTGTCAAGAAGATGCTGGCTGAGAAAAAA GCCCGCAAGGTGACCAGGAAGCTGATCTACAAGCGGGCTGAGAAGTACCACAAGGAGTACAAGCAGATGTTCAGGCGCGAGGTCCGTCTGTCCCGTACTGCCCGCAAAGTGGGAAACTACTATGTCCCAGCTGAGCCCAAACTGGCCTTTGTCATGAGGATCAGAGG TATCAATGGTGTCAGCCCAAAGGTCCGCAAagttctgcagctgctccgtCTGCGCCAGATCTTCAACGGTGTCTTCGTCAAGCTGAACAAGGCTTCCATCAACATGCTGAGGATCGCCGAGCCATACATTGCTTGGGG ATATCCAAACCTGAAGTCTGTGCGCGAGCTCATCTACAAACGTGGCCATGGCAGGATGAGGAAACAGCGCATCGCCCTCACAGACAACGCTCTGGTGGAGAAGGCTCTCG GCAAATATGGCATCATCTGCGTCGAGGACCTCATCCATGAGATTTACACAGTTGGCAAGAACTTCAAGCCCGCCAACAACTTCCTGTGGCCCTTCAAACTGTCGTCACCCCGTGGTGGTATGAACAAGAAGACCACACACTTTGTGGAGGGAGGAGACGCCGGCAACAGGGAGGATCAAATCAACAGAATGATCAGGAGGATGAACTAA
- the si:ch211-171b20.3 gene encoding uncharacterized protein si:ch211-171b20.3 isoform X2, with amino-acid sequence MAAPSMMTYQVNSSLPTAEALAALRGSNGCGPDASAGHLAYRSLGMGAGGGRAAFRQKIHMRRTLPVTQPLSSARFERTRTVIPPLLRDYHRAGTLHPLSLSKELSHSHAGPPFTLGYPERYELNPSPAILLPSSLFLNGRNTFSVENCKLSRPKVNYPTYNNILTVRDNHTSQSYPDPVVGASRSFIQRISELSSLEAETARQEKLKKMRKLRKPPS; translated from the exons ATGGCGGCTCCCAGCATGATGACTTACCAGGTGAACTCCTCTCTACCCACCGCCGAGGCTCTAGCAGCCCTGCGGGGCTCGAACGGCTGCGGCCCTGACGCCTCCGCCGGACACCTCGCGTACCGAAGCCTCGGGATGGGAGCGGGCGGAGGACGAGCCGCCTTCAGACAGAAGATCCACATGAGGCGGACACTTCCTGTCACGCAGCCGCTGAGCA GTGCCAGGTTCGAGAGAACCAGAACCGTGATCCCTCCACTGCTGAGAGACTACCACAGAGCGGGCACCCTGCACCCCCTCAGCCTCTCCAAGGAGCTTTCCCACAGCCACGCCGGGCCGCCCTTCACTCTGGG CTACCCTGAAAGATACGAGCTGAACCCGAGTCCAgccatcctccttccctccagtTTATTCCTCAACGGCAGAAACACCTTCTCAGTGGAAAACTGTAAACTCAGCAG GCCTAAGGTGAATTATCCAACCTACAACAACATATTGACTGTTAGAGACAATCACACAA GCCAGTCCTATCCAGACCCGGTGGTCGGAGCCTCTCGCTCTTTTATCCAGAGGATATCTGAGCTGTCCTCTCTGGAGGCCGAGACGGCGAGACAAGAAAAACTCAAGAAAATGAGGAAACTGAGAAAACCTCCATCCTGA
- the si:ch211-171b20.3 gene encoding uncharacterized protein si:ch211-171b20.3 isoform X1 — MAAPSMMTYQVNSSLPTAEALAALRGSNGCGPDASAGHLAYRSLGMGAGGGRAAFRQKIHMRRTLPVTQPLSKCVDGESFIGGLMFGGSPNVTKESENNDPEDVCGRHFLFDNKCARFERTRTVIPPLLRDYHRAGTLHPLSLSKELSHSHAGPPFTLGYPERYELNPSPAILLPSSLFLNGRNTFSVENCKLSRPKVNYPTYNNILTVRDNHTSQSYPDPVVGASRSFIQRISELSSLEAETARQEKLKKMRKLRKPPS, encoded by the exons ATGGCGGCTCCCAGCATGATGACTTACCAGGTGAACTCCTCTCTACCCACCGCCGAGGCTCTAGCAGCCCTGCGGGGCTCGAACGGCTGCGGCCCTGACGCCTCCGCCGGACACCTCGCGTACCGAAGCCTCGGGATGGGAGCGGGCGGAGGACGAGCCGCCTTCAGACAGAAGATCCACATGAGGCGGACACTTCCTGTCACGCAGCCGCTGAGCA agtGCGTAGATGGGGAGTCCTTCATCGGAGGCCTCATGTTCGGGGG GTCGCCTAACGTGACCAAAGAGTCCGAGAATAACGATCCAGAGGATGTCTGTGGGAGACACTTTCTCTTTGATAACAAAT GTGCCAGGTTCGAGAGAACCAGAACCGTGATCCCTCCACTGCTGAGAGACTACCACAGAGCGGGCACCCTGCACCCCCTCAGCCTCTCCAAGGAGCTTTCCCACAGCCACGCCGGGCCGCCCTTCACTCTGGG CTACCCTGAAAGATACGAGCTGAACCCGAGTCCAgccatcctccttccctccagtTTATTCCTCAACGGCAGAAACACCTTCTCAGTGGAAAACTGTAAACTCAGCAG GCCTAAGGTGAATTATCCAACCTACAACAACATATTGACTGTTAGAGACAATCACACAA GCCAGTCCTATCCAGACCCGGTGGTCGGAGCCTCTCGCTCTTTTATCCAGAGGATATCTGAGCTGTCCTCTCTGGAGGCCGAGACGGCGAGACAAGAAAAACTCAAGAAAATGAGGAAACTGAGAAAACCTCCATCCTGA
- the LOC118098832 gene encoding somatomedin-B and thrombospondin type-1 domain-containing protein: MMMGSSEEFACLLLLVSTLAKNHLVSGGCSGKCCRGRDLSCSTTDWRMDRVYGECYCDEGCVRTKDCCFDYFTECPAQDCAVSDWSFWSGCAKPCLPSVRVRIRQVEQRPSNSGEACPSLEQRAGCREYRDHQGNHCGLNSGPAFITSMEFGKGRPKHDSYGNPLDPGFCVEFTLESRTPHCTVENRPHTHWMRYITEGFRVCVACEPPAMRNNSGSCQGDGQESDKEASLRWQAVGNPQCRGTWKKVQRTHQCHCPPQHSFVFI; encoded by the exons ATGATGATGGGATCATCTGAGGAGTTTGCCTGTTTGTTGCTGCTGGTTTCGACACTGGCCAAGAACCACTTGGTGTCAGGCGGTTGTTCGGGCAAATGCTGCCGGGGCCGAGACTTGAGCTGTTCCACCACCGACTGGAGGATGGACCGCGTGTATGGGGAGTGCTACTGCGACGAGGGCTGCGTCAGGACCAAGGACTGCTGCTTCGACTACTTCACCGAGTGTCCAG CTCAGGACTGCGCCGTGAGCGACTGGAGCTTTTGGAGCGGCTGTGCCAAGCCCTGCCTGCCGTCGGTGCGAGTCCGCATCCGCCAGGTAGAGCAGCGGCCCAGTAACAGTGGAGAGGCCTGTCCCAGCCTTGAGCAACGGGCCGGCTGCAGGGAGTACAGGGATCACCAGGGCAACCACTGTGGACTCAACTCAG GTCCTGCATTCATCACCAGCATGGAGTTTGGCAAGGGAAGGCCTAAGCATGACAGCTATGGAAACCCCCTGGACCCTGG GTTCTGTGTGGAATTCACACTGGAGTCGCGGACGCCCCACTGCACCGTGGAGAaccggccacacacacactggatgcgCTACATAACGGAGGgcttcagagtgtgtgtggcaTGTGAACCTCCTGCCATGCGAAACAATAGCGGCAGCTGCCAAGGAGACGGTCAGGAGTCGGACAA AGAAGCGTCGCTCCGCTGGCAGGCGGTGGGGAACCCTCAGTGCCGCGGGACGTGGAAGAAGGTCCAGAGAACCCACCAGTGTCACTGTCCACCGCAGCACAGCTTCGTCTTCATCTGA
- the terf1 gene encoding telomeric repeat-binding factor 1 isoform X1, with protein sequence MEPEKNNKSETDASELEQSVSFQQVSSVATGWMVDFMFRSLCRHFKEAEFEEFNETLSVFEAISKSPALKEDVYSEKILISAFLARVMHGKQLDVLFEEDQGVMPLMSATKIWSNLEDTVADETVFKNITNLLVVQSVAVCLEKGERSSASSALKWFENNDELPQKVGVKLKTIVAQTETYHPLLMSFSFNHLLETVRSYLEVYLEKNPSDDLLKEATKRVLSSQGVEGLKDKVKHESSHSETADESMENDLKTKESTTCLGTKRKLLSTKITEVWKPESGKKPCVSIRRISKSELTQILSEKSMDSTDIQKKRKAHQKWTLELDKYLKAGVRLHGPGKWSRILMDYDFEGRTGTMLKDRWRVLMRANEVC encoded by the exons ATGGAGCctgaaaagaacaataaaagtGAGACAGACGCGAGTGAACTCGAGCAAAGCGTCAGTTTCCAGCAGGTTTCCTCCGTGGCCACCGGCTGGATGGTGGACTTCATGTTCCGGAGCCTGTGTCGACACTTTAAAGAGGCTGAGTTCGAGGAATTCAACGAGACGCTGTCGGTTTTCGAGG cCATTTCTAAGAGTCCGGCTCTCAAAGAAGACGTCTACAGTGAGAAAATACTGATTTCTGCCTTCCTCGCCCGAGTCATGCATGGAAAACAGCTGG ACGTCCTGTTTGAGGAGGACCAGGGTGTGATGCCTCTGATGTCCGCCACCAAAATATGGTCAAACCTGGAAGACACTGTGGCAGATGaaactgtgtttaaaaacaTAACCAATCTTTTGGTTGTCCAG TCTGTGGCTGTTTGTCTGGAGAAAGGCGAAAGATCTTCGGCCTCCTCAGCTCTGAAGTGGTTTGAGAATAACGATGAGCTTCCACAG AAAGTGGGAGTCAAGCTGAAAACAATCGTGGCACAGACAGAAACTTACCACCCATTACTCATGAGCTTCAGCTTTAACCACCTGCTGGAGACAGTCCGGTCTTACCTGGAGGTTTACCTGGAGAAGAATCCGTCTGACGACCTTCTAAAG GAAGCCACCAAGAGAGTCCTGTCATCACAGGGTGTCGAGGGTTTAAAGGACAAGGTGAAGCATGAGAGCTCTCACTCTGAAACAGCCGATGAATCAATGGAGAACGATTTAAA GACAAAAGAGAGCACCACGTGTTTGGG AACAAAACGGAAACTACTCTCAACTAAGATCACTGAGGTATGGAAACCTGAATCGGGCAAGAAGCCTTGTGTCTCCATCAGGAGAATCTCCAAGAGTG AGTTGACTCAGATATTATCTGAGAAGTCGATGGACAGCACAGACAtccagaagaaaagaaaagcacatcAG AAATGGACCCTTGAGCTGGACAAATACCTCAAGGCTGGCGTTAGACTTCACGGCCCCGGGAAGTGGTCTCGCATATTAATGGATTACGACTTTGAAGGACGCACAGGAACGATGCTCAAAGACCGGTGGAGAGTTTTAATGAGGGCAAACGAAGTCTGCTGA
- the terf1 gene encoding telomeric repeat-binding factor 1 isoform X2 has translation MEPEKNNKSETDASELEQSVSFQQVSSVATGWMVDFMFRSLCRHFKEAEFEEFNETLSVFEAISKSPALKEDVYSEKILISAFLARVMHGKQLDVLFEEDQGVMPLMSATKIWSNLEDTVADETVFKNITNLLVVQSVAVCLEKGERSSASSALKWFENNDELPQKVGVKLKTIVAQTETYHPLLMSFSFNHLLETVRSYLEVYLEKNPSDDLLKEATKRVLSSQGVEGLKDKVKHESSHSETADESMENDLKTKESTTCLGTKRKLLSTKITEVWKPESGKKPCVSIRRISKSELTQILSEKSMDSTDIQKKRKAHQGNFLCLEMDP, from the exons ATGGAGCctgaaaagaacaataaaagtGAGACAGACGCGAGTGAACTCGAGCAAAGCGTCAGTTTCCAGCAGGTTTCCTCCGTGGCCACCGGCTGGATGGTGGACTTCATGTTCCGGAGCCTGTGTCGACACTTTAAAGAGGCTGAGTTCGAGGAATTCAACGAGACGCTGTCGGTTTTCGAGG cCATTTCTAAGAGTCCGGCTCTCAAAGAAGACGTCTACAGTGAGAAAATACTGATTTCTGCCTTCCTCGCCCGAGTCATGCATGGAAAACAGCTGG ACGTCCTGTTTGAGGAGGACCAGGGTGTGATGCCTCTGATGTCCGCCACCAAAATATGGTCAAACCTGGAAGACACTGTGGCAGATGaaactgtgtttaaaaacaTAACCAATCTTTTGGTTGTCCAG TCTGTGGCTGTTTGTCTGGAGAAAGGCGAAAGATCTTCGGCCTCCTCAGCTCTGAAGTGGTTTGAGAATAACGATGAGCTTCCACAG AAAGTGGGAGTCAAGCTGAAAACAATCGTGGCACAGACAGAAACTTACCACCCATTACTCATGAGCTTCAGCTTTAACCACCTGCTGGAGACAGTCCGGTCTTACCTGGAGGTTTACCTGGAGAAGAATCCGTCTGACGACCTTCTAAAG GAAGCCACCAAGAGAGTCCTGTCATCACAGGGTGTCGAGGGTTTAAAGGACAAGGTGAAGCATGAGAGCTCTCACTCTGAAACAGCCGATGAATCAATGGAGAACGATTTAAA GACAAAAGAGAGCACCACGTGTTTGGG AACAAAACGGAAACTACTCTCAACTAAGATCACTGAGGTATGGAAACCTGAATCGGGCAAGAAGCCTTGTGTCTCCATCAGGAGAATCTCCAAGAGTG AGTTGACTCAGATATTATCTGAGAAGTCGATGGACAGCACAGACAtccagaagaaaagaaaagcacatcAG GGCAATTTCCTTTGTTTAGAAATGGACCCTTGA